GCCGACAGCAAGCGGTCGCGCAACTCCGTCATGGGATCCGCCTCGCCCCTGAAGCGAAGCGCATGCAATCGCTCCAGCGCTGCCGCGAAGCCAGCGATCAAAGCCACCGGCTCCGTGCCGGAACGCAGACCACGCTCCTGGCCGCCACCAGCCTGGATGGCCTGGAGTTGAACACCGTCTCGCACCAACAGGGCAGCGATGCCACGGGGACCGCTCAGCTTGTGGCTGGCGACACTCATCAGGTCGATCGGAAGTGCGTCGAAGGCAATGGGCCGCTGGGCCGCGACCTGAACGGCGTCCACGTGCAGCAGGACGCCGGCAGAACGGCACAGCGCTCCGATCTCCTGGATGGGCTGCAGCGCCCCCACTTCGCTTTGCCCCCAGATCAACGACACCAGCTGGGTTGGCCGTGTCAGGAGCGAACCCAGGGCCCCGAGATCGATCAGCCCCCCGCAATCAACAGGAATTCTCTCCACCGTCCAGCCCAGGCGTTGCAACTGCAACGCAGCCGCTTCGCTGGCGGGATGTTCCACGGCGGAGAGCAACAGCCGTGGCGGGGTGCCCTGCTGGTCAGCGATCGCGCCGATGCTTCCGAGAAGCGCGAGGTGGATGGATTCGGACCCCCCCGACGTGAACACCACCTGCCCGCTGCAACCCAGCAAGCTGGCGATCTGATCACGGCTGCGCTCCAGTTGTTCGGCCGCCGCCAGACCAAAGCCATGCAGGCTCGAGGGGTTGGCCCAAGCCTCTCGCTCGACCCGTTGGATCTCCGCCTGCACCTCTGGCGCCACCGGCGTGGTGGCTGCGCAATCGAGGTATCGGCGTAGATCCAAGCTCATGTCTCCCGCTCGAAACGCGCCCGTGTGCGCGACTCCAACGAATTGGTCGCGATCGTCACCAGGTCATCCAGCGACGTGCTGTCGAGCAGGGCCGCCACCTTGGCCCGGGCCGCTTCGCTCGGGCAATTCTCAGGCTGGATGCAGCCGTTGGCGCAAACGGTGGCGCAGTCAATGCGGCCGTCACTGGTCGGCGTGGCCTGGGGTTGCTCCTGGACTGGGGCGATGGCTTGCTGACGGGCAGCGGCGACCGCCTCGGGGGACGGGATCGATCCGTCAAAGACATGCTCCGCGGGACCATCCATAAAGACCTTGCCGCTGATGGCATCCCAATGGATCTGGAGCGGGCCGCCGGGGAGATCCAGGCGGGCCGTTCGTTCCGCGAGGCCGAGACGATGACAGGCCACCAAGGTCGCGCAGGCTCCGGTGCCGCAGGCGAGGGTCGGGCCCGCACCCCGTTCCCAGACCCGCATCACGAGATGAGAGGGCGAGAGCACCTCCACAAAATGCACGTTGGTTTTGGCGGGGAAGGCCGGGTGCACCTCCAGCTGGCTGCCGAAGCGGTCGAGGTCGATCTCATCGACGGCATCCACCGGCACCACTACATGGGGGTTCCCCATGCCAGCGGCGGCCACGGCAAAGCGCTCGCCGTCAATCTCGAGCTCACCGACCGGGAGCCCCGCCTCCCCGACCTCCAGCGTTGTGGGGATCGCGCTCGGCTCCAGGAAGGGAGCCCCCATATCCACGCGGATCGTTCCGTCGGGAAGTAGTTCAGGGACGATGCGCCCAGCCAGGGTGTCCACCTGCCAGGTGCGGCCAGGTCCATCGCCATCGCAATCCGCCAGGAAGCGTGCCAGACAGCGGATCCCATTGCCGCACATCTCGGGCTCGGTGCCATCGGCATTGAAGATGCGCATGCGCAGCTCGCCGCCGGCATTCGGCGGCAAGGCCAAGATCACGCCATCGCCACCGACACCAAAACGACGGTCGCAGAGCTGAACGACCAGCTCCGGTGTCAAACCAAACAGAAAGTCGGTCTCGCCTGATTGACGCCCGTCGAGCATCAAAAAGTCGTTACCAAGCCCTTGGTACTTGCTGAATTGGAACACGCGCGACAGCCTGTTGATGCAGGCTCACCAGTGCGTTCGATCCTATGGGGAGCAGTCCAGACAGGCGGTCAGCGGACCTCGACACGTCTCAACCCGGGGTGCGCCAAATCCAGGCCTGGATTCGAGCGGAGCTTCCCCTGTCGCTTCAACTGAGCAATGGCAGCAACTTGAGCGGCCGTCCGCTCTGGATCGACCCCTGTTTTTTGGCAGTGGAACCGGAACCGGGGGCATCGCCTGTGCTCATCAACCGGGACGCCATTGTTCTGCTGCGTTCCTTGGCTTAACAGCAGCTATGGGAGCATCACTGCTCTACTCCCGATCCGTCCGTGAGCGAGTCCAGCCGCTACCAACCCCAGGCCACGGAGGCCGGCTGGCAACGGGCCTGGAAGGCGAATGGGCTGCACAGCACCCCTGAGGTCAAGGCAGGCGATGACGCCTTCTATGCCCTCTCGATGTTCCCCTACCCCTCGGGGAACCTGCACATGGGTCACGTGCGGAACTACGTGATCACGGACGTGGTCGCCCGGGTTCAACGCCTACGCGGAAAAAAAGTCCTCCATCCAATGGGATGGGACGCCTTTGGTTTGCCCGCGGAGAACGCAGCAATCGAACGGGGTGTCGACCCAGGGGCCTGGACGGACCAAAACATCGCGTCCATGCGCGATCAGCTGGATCAACTCGGGCTCTCGATCGACTGGGAGCGCGAGCTGGCGACTTGCCACGCTGACTACTACCGCTGGACCCAGTGGCTGTTCCTTCAATTCCTTGAGGCCGGCCTGGCCTATCAGAAGGACGCCACCGTCAATTGGGACCCCATTGACCAGACCGTGCTCGCCAATGAGCAGGTGGACAGCGAAAGCCGTTCCTGGCGTTCCGGCGCGTTGGTGGAGAAGCGCAAGCTGCGTCAGTGGTTCCTGAAGATCACCGACTACGCCCAACAGTTGTTGGATGACCTCCCGAAATTGGAGGGTTGGCCCGAACGGGTCCGCACGATGCAGGCCAACTGGATCGGCCGCAGCACCGGTGCTGAGCTCCAATTCACGGTCGTCGATGCAAACGGTCAGGACACGGATGAACGGGTCACCGTGTTCACCACCCGACCGGACACCCTGTTTGGGGCGAGCTATGTCGTGCTGGCTCCAGAGCACCCCTTGGTGGCGGGTCTGACCAGCGCAGCCCACCAGACGGAAGTTGAGGCCTTCTGCGACTTGGTCTCGCGTCAGAGCGAACAGGAGCGCACCGCGGAGGACAAACCCAAGCGCGGCGTTGCGATTGGCTCTCAGGTGCGTAACCCCGCCAATGGCGAACTGCTCCCGATCTGGATTGCTGACTACGTCCTGTCGGAGTACGGCACCGGGGCCGTGATGGGTGTGCCTGCCCATGACCAGCGGGACTTCCTCTTCGCTCGTCAGTACGAACTGCCGGTCAAGCAGGTGATCATTCCTGAGGGCAGTGATGAACATGCCTTCGAAGGAGGTGCCTGGACCGAGTCCGGAGTCTTGATCCACTCCGGTGATTTCGATGGCTTAACCAACGAGGCCGCGAAAGCCGCCATCACCAAGGCCGGCGAAGCGGACGGCTGGGCGAGGGAGAAGGTGCAGTTCCGCCTCAGGGACTGGTTGATCTCCAGGCAGCGCTACTGGGGTTGTCCCATCCCGGTGATCCACTGCGACAGCTGCGGCGTCGTTCCGGTTCCCAGCGAACAGCTGCCCGTCGAGCTTCCCCGTGATGTCGCCTTCAGCGGCAAGGGTGGCTCACCGCTGGCCCAGCTTGACCAATGGGTCAATGTCGATTGCCCCTGCTGCGGCAAACCGGCCCGCCGGGAGACCGACACCATGGACACCTTCATGTGTTCCAGCTGGTATTTCCTGCGCTACAGCGACGCCAAGAACAGTCAGCTGCCCTTTGCCAAGGAGGCCGTTGATCAATGGCTGCCGGTCGACCAGTACGTCGGTGGCATTGAGCACGCGATCCTTCACCTGCTCTACTCGCGCTTCTTCACCAAAGTCCTGAGGGACCGAGGTCTCCTCGGATTCGACGAGCCCTTCCAACGGCTCCTGACCCAGGGCATGGTCCAGGGCATTACCTACAAGAACCCGAAGACCGGCAAATACATCCCACCGTCGGAGGTGGCCGATGCCACCGATCCCCGGGACCCCCTCACCGGTGATGCCCTGGATACCTTCTTCGAGAAGATGTCCAAGTCCAAGTACAACGGTGTCGATCCCGCCGTCGTCATCGACAAGTACGGCGCGGACACCGCGCGGATGTTCATCCTCTTCAAGGCTCCGCCTGAAAAGGATCTCGAGTGGGATGACGCGGATGTGGAAGGCCAATTCCGTTTCCTGCAACGGATCTGGCGTCTGGCGGATGCGGCCCTCGAACGGGGTCTGAGCCTGGCCGGGGATGCCGGCTCCACGGCAGCCGTCGCCGCGGCTCTCGGATCGGGTCCAGCGCTCTCGCCGGCCGACCAGGAGCTACGGCGCGCCGTCCACACTGCGATTCACGAGGTGACCGAAGACCTCGATGGAGACGTTCAGTTCAATACGGCGGTCTCCGAACTGATGAAGCTCAGCAATGCCATGGGCACGCACCTGGCGGGCAGTGCTGATGTTTTTGCCTGTGAGGCCCTGCGCACCCTCTTGATTTTGCTGGCTCCTTTCGCACCTCACATAGCCGAGGAGCTCTGGCTGAAGCTCGGAGGACGCAGCGAGGGCGACAGCCTGGCTGAGACCAGCATTCACACCCAGACCTGGCCGCAGAGCGACGCCTCGGCGTTGGTCCGCGACACGGTTCCCCTGGTGATCCAAATCAAGGGCAAGGTGCGCGGCAACCTCGAGGTGCCCGCGGATGCCGACAAGGCCACCCTCGAGAAGCTGACCCTTGAGAGTGAGATCGCGGCGAAATGGCTCGAGGGCAAGGCCCCCAGCCGGGTCATCGTCGTTCCAGGAAAGCTGGTGAACCTGGTCCCCTAAGGGCCCTGCTCAGTCGTGGATGAAGACCAGGGACTCGGGGTTGCCCCATTCCCCTTGCGCTGAGATGTGGCGGCGGTTGGCACAGAGGTGGCGCAGGATCCAATAGAGGGGCTCTGCCGTCTCGAGATCCAACTTGCTTTGAAGCTCCACCAGGGTGTGTTCGCGTTGGTCGGCCATAACCATCTCGAGCCTGGACTGGAGATCCAGGAGAGCCGCGGCAGCCTTCTTGCCGGCCTCGACGCCGGGCTGGTGGTAGGCGTTCACATTGACGAGCTCGCCATAGAAGCCAACGGCCCGTTCAAAGAGGGCGATCAACGCCCCCAAGCTGTGGGCATTGAGGCGCTGCATGGTGATGCTCAAGTTGAAGCGCCCTTCCTCGGTCAGGGCGGAGCGGGTGCCCTGCAGGAAGCCATCCAGGAAGTCCCCAGGGTTCTCCCCCTCGAGGGGCGGGATATCACCGGGATCCTCGAGGACCTCCACAAAGGTCACGAAGAAATTGTCCACGCCATCACGCAGCTGCTGGACATAGGCGTGTTGATCGGTTGAGCCCTTGTTGCCGTAGACGGCGATGCCTTGGTGGACGACTTGGCCATTGCGGTCGAGCTTCTTGCCGAGGCTCTCCATGACCAACTGCTGGAGATAGCGGCTGAACACCTCCAGCCGGTCGCGGTAGGGCAAGACCACCATGTCGCGCTGCCCCTTTCCGCCACAGGCGGAGTACCAAGCGGCGGCGAGGAGCGCCGCCGGGTTGTTATCGAAATCGCCAACGCGCGTGACCGCATCCATCTGGGCGGCACCGGCGAGGAACTCGCGGATGTCAGAACCGATCAGGACCCCAGGGAGCAAACCCACGGCACTGGTGATGCTCGTGCGACCACCGACCCAATCGAACATGTCGAAGCGGGCCAACCAGACGGCATCTTTGGCTTCGCGGTCGAGCTTGCTGTCGACCATGGTCACGGCCACGGCCTGCTGGGACCAGCTGCCGCCCGCGGCTTCAACGGCCCGGCGCGCCTGGAGCATGCCGATGTGGGGTTCAGGGGTGCCGCCGGATTTGCTGACGACGATCACGAGGGTGGTCTTTAGGCGCGAGCCAATGGACGCCAAGGTGCGGCGCATCCCATCGGGATCGACGTTGTCGAAGAAGTGGAACGGCAGGCCGGCACCCGGGTCCTGAAGGGCACGGATCATCAGCAAGGGACCGAGACCCGAGCCACCGATGCCAATCCATAGGACGTCGGTGAAGGCGTCACCGGACGCATTGCCAATGGCACCGCTCAGGACGTCACGGCCAAAGGATTCGATCCGATCCACCTCGGCCTGGATGTGGACACCGCTGGCGGGATCCGGAGCGAGCTGGGGTGAGCGCAGCCAATAGTGACCGACTTGCCGATGCTCATCCGCGTTGGCAATCGCACCGGACTCCAGGGCTGCCATCGCCTGGAATGCGGAATCAAAGCGGGGCTTGAGGGACGTCATTGTGGGCTCATCAAGGCCCATTCGACTGACGTCCAACCAGAAGCCGAGCTCAGGGTTGTGCCAAATCTGACGACAGAACCTCTGCCACTGGCTTGCGGGATCCAGAGCGGGGGCAGAGGGGTGAGAAGACATCAGGCCGAAGTGGGGCGCACCACAGCTCGAACCTATCCGCGAAATCCAATCAGGGATACCCTTTTTGGCCTTTTCGATGAATTACCACGAGTCCAGGCCGCGACTGTGTGGACTCACACATCAATCCGTTCGGGAAGCTGTCAGAGCCAGGAGGCGGGATTAGGTTAAAAGCAGGTTCAGTAAGGTTTCTGGCTCCCTTCAAGCGCCACGGTCAGCAGCTCCGACGGCACCGCAGTCGCCGCAATCTCTGGGCGTGGTTTGGAGCGGCGTCGACGGCCCTAGCCAGCCTGGCCGCCTACCCGTTGATTCAGTCCAGCTTGAAGCCGGGCCCGAGCGTGGCCGTCGATCGCGTCGACAGCAGCAGCCATTCGGATCCCACCAGCTTTAGCCCCGAAGAACTGCAGGAGCTCCAACGCCGTTTTGGCGTCCACGGGCCCCAGCCGCCCCTGGCGCGCCTGTTCACGAAAGGGGTCGATCAATTCACCCCCCTGCGGAACCACACGGTGACGCGGCTGCAGTCCCTCCAGCCGGTCATTCAGCAGCAGAGCCGTCGCACCGGCCTCAACCCGATGCTGCTGGCGGCCATCTTGTTTGACGAGATGCAGCACGCCAAACCCGGTGAAGACCACCCATTAGCAGCCCATTCCGGTCTGTTCAGCACCCACGGCCCTGCGCAGTTGGGCCTCAGTGAAATGGAAAAGCAGGGCCTGCTGCGGCCCAATGCCAGTGCGGAGGAAATCCAAGAGGCTCGCAATCAGTTGCTGGATCCCGATCGCAACGTTGAAATGCTCGCCGGAAAGATGATACGGCTCTTGAAGCTGCTTGAGCGCGACGTCAGTGAGACCAAAAACGTCAGCCGCTCCCATCAACACGCCAAAACAGTGGCGACTCTGGCCTATTTACACAACGGCAAACTGGACTACCCCGCCCGGATCCTGCGATACATGCAGGATCCCGAACTGCATGGCCTGGTTTATGGCCGCCAGCGCAAACCCGTCTCGCCGCTGATCTAGACGCGTTCACTAACAGAGCACGCCAAGGGCCGCGAGCCGCTGCTGCAGAGCCTGCCAATTGAAACTGCGGGGATCGGCACGCTCTGCGCCGAGATCCACATGGCGATGGGTCGTGATCCGCTCTTTGGGGATGTGATACCGCTTCATCCAGTCCGCCAGGACAACAGCCAGGGAGTCGTACTGCGCTGAGCTGTAGCCACTGTGGCTCTCTGCGTTGTTCTCACCATCCAGTGGGGTTTCCAGGCTCAGATGCAGCGCAAAATTGTTGATTGATCCAGGCAACTCGGGGTTCAAAACAGCCCACTCACCGTTAAAGGCTGAATAGCCCGCTCCGTAGGCGCGGAAGCGCGGATGCAGCGCCTCGACGACCTCACCGTTCTCGCCAATCAAGAGGTGATAACTGACCTGATCCTCATCCCTGGGGTTGTACTTGATGAAGGTATTCAGCGCGGACTGCAGCCCGAAGACCGTCTCATGCAGCACAACAAGCGTTGGAGTCGTGGCAAGTGGATTGCCAAACGCATCATGCGCATCGCGCTGGGCGTAATTGGAGGGATCAATCCGCACCCGCTTCAGGTTCGTCGCGTAGCCCTCTTGCTGGGCCTTCATTCGCGCGACGAGCGCCCGGTCAGTGACCGCGCACTGATTTGACAGTGGAGTACTCCAAGCGGCCTGGGCGGGTGGCAGCGGAGCGGGCCGGGCATTCGGCAGCGGAGCGGATACATGAACCGAACGCTGGCTGTCCCGTTGCCAAAGCGGAACCAACGCCGTAGCCGCTAACGCAACCAAGGCCAAGCCCAGGGCCCGCCGGGACGGATGCCTAAGGGGTTGCTCCGGGACGAGGCGGACCATGGCTAGCCCGCGCGCTGTTGCAACCAGGCCTCCTGGGCCGCCTGCTGTGCGGCACTCACGGTCGCCACCGGGGCGAGCACATATCGCTTCGGATGGGGCGGAGCGCTGCAGAGCGTCAGCTCCCGCAGGGCTGAGCGACGGGCCATGAGCAGAGGTTGGTTCTGCTCCGCCTGAAGCAGTGCTGGGATCTGATCGGGCTGGGTCAGCCGCTGACCCGCCAGGCCAATCAGTTCATCACCCACCATCAGGCCAGCCCGTTCAGCTGGGCTATGGCGCTGCACACGCTGCACAACCAGTCGTCCAGCGTCCTGCCGCGTGGTCATCCCCGTCCATGGATGGCTGGACATCTCCGGCTCCAACGCCAGGCCTACATCCAACAGGTAGCCAGAACAATCCGGATCGTCGACATCCGTCAACCAGCGCCCCAGAAGGGCAGCGAGACCGGGAACCTCGGCCTCGAAAGCAGCGAAGAGATCCGCTTCCTGATAGCCGCGGCGATGACGCCCGTGGCTCTGCCAAAGGCTGCGCATGACCGTGGCCAGCGAACTGTGATGGCGCCTCAGGTGCAGGTCCAGGCAAAGCGAGACCACAGCTCCCTTGAGGTAGTAGCTGATCTGACTACTGGCGGAGTAGGCATCCGCCTTGTAGAGCTTGACCCAGGCTTCCTCGCTGCTCTCACGGAGGGTCTGCACCTGACGCCCTGGACTCAGGAGGTAGCGGCTGAGATCCTCACCAAGATCCTTGAAATAGTCCCCAGCGGCGGTCAACCCGGCCTGTAGGGGCAGGAGCTGGTCGAGGTAACTGGTGACCCCTTCGGCGAACCACAGGGTGGGAATCACTGTGGCGCGCTGGTAGTCAATCGGTCGCAGCTCCGCTGGGGTTAGGCGACGGACGTTCCACTGGTGGAAGTACTCATGGGCGATCAGCTGCAGGAGCTTCCGGTAGCCGTTCTCCGCTTCTAGGTTCCGGCGGCCGTAGACGAGAACGGTGCTGTCGTCGTGCTCAAGACCGCCGTAACCCTCATCCAGCAGATGCAGGATGAAGAGATAGTCCGAACTGGCGGGAACGCTTTGCCCCATCAGTCGGCAACAGGCCCTACAGATCTGTTCGACGTCGTTGAAAAACTCCGGGTGCCGGCCGACGAACCACGCTTCGGTGGCGGGGTCGGCAAACCAGGTGACCCAACGATGGGGTACGCCGTGAACCGCGAAACGGTGCTCCTGATGGGGCCCCGCTTCGATCGGACTGTCGATGAGGTGATCCAGGTCCGAAGCCAGCCATGCCCCCGTGGGTTCCTGCGGTAGAGGAACAAAGGCACTCCAGTTCTGGGGCAGATGGCAACGCAGCTGGTGGGGGTGCCAGCGCTTCCCCTCCACCTCAAGAACAACGGCGGCCAACGCCAAAAAGCCATGGTCCTGGTCCATATGGCAGGTGCGGACCGTCAGCTCCGTGGCCATGACCGCATAGGTGATCGTTACCGGACCGCCGGCGGGATCGGCCTCCAAACACCAACTGGCCGGATCAGTCCGCGTGATCGACAGGGCTTGGCCCAGCTGGTGGGCCTTCAACCCCTCCAGCTGTTTGACGTAATCACGGATTAGGTACGAGCCCGGGGTCCAGCCCGGAAGCGAGACCCGTTGTTTCTGGTGGGGAGCCTCAAAACTGAGCTGGACGCCCACGAGATGACTCTGAGGGTTGCTCAGATCAAGTTGGACCTGAACCGTTCCAGTCATCGTTGTTGGCTTCAGCTGATCAATTCAACGGAAGCGCTGGAGAGCTCCGTGGCTGCCGCTTCCAGTGCCCGTAGGGCGGCATAGGTCCGCGTGATTTGGCCCACCAGTTGCTGGACCGAATGGGAGCGGCCGAGGCGTTGCAGATCCCCGACCAGCGCCAAGCTGCCGTCGCTGTGGCGCGTCCATCCCAACTGCTGTTCTGGAGTGACCTGAACCCACAGGGTGACGGGTTCCCGTTGATCCGCAAAGCCCTGGAGATGCCCTCCCCAATGGACCGTGTAGCCGAGCTCCTCGAGGGCCTGAGCGAGGAGCCGCTCGTCCTGGAGGACCGTTGGCAGGATGGAGAGATGGGACATGGCCAGGACTCCACTTTTTCCGACCCTAGCGGGGGTGATCTGGCAGTCCAGTGGCCGATGCCACCAGCGCAGCTCATCGTCACCGAGCGACGCCTCCGCCTGGGGGTGATGGCCTCGGGATCCGGCAGCAATTTCGAGGCCCTGGTTGAGGCCTGCCAAACGGGTCGCCTTGGCGCCGAGGTCGAGCTCTTGATCGTCAACAACCCGAACGCCGGGGCCCTGAAGCGGGCCGAGCGTCTCGGGATTCAGTCCCAGCTATTGGACCATCGGCTCTATGGGTCCAG
This DNA window, taken from Synechococcus sp. LTW-R, encodes the following:
- a CDS encoding cysteine desulfurase family protein, giving the protein MSLDLRRYLDCAATTPVAPEVQAEIQRVEREAWANPSSLHGFGLAAAEQLERSRDQIASLLGCSGQVVFTSGGSESIHLALLGSIGAIADQQGTPPRLLLSAVEHPASEAAALQLQRLGWTVERIPVDCGGLIDLGALGSLLTRPTQLVSLIWGQSEVGALQPIQEIGALCRSAGVLLHVDAVQVAAQRPIAFDALPIDLMSVASHKLSGPRGIAALLVRDGVQLQAIQAGGGQERGLRSGTEPVALIAGFAAALERLHALRFRGEADPMTELRDRLLSALLQEPGLQLTGPDPRLDPEQRLANHISLIVRAADGRPLPGRAIVRAMARSGFAISSGSACSSSRSAGSLVLKAMGFGLKDCASGIRLTLGDWHSDADLQDVPEALRRAITAVTAA
- the dapF gene encoding diaminopimelate epimerase: MFQFSKYQGLGNDFLMLDGRQSGETDFLFGLTPELVVQLCDRRFGVGGDGVILALPPNAGGELRMRIFNADGTEPEMCGNGIRCLARFLADCDGDGPGRTWQVDTLAGRIVPELLPDGTIRVDMGAPFLEPSAIPTTLEVGEAGLPVGELEIDGERFAVAAAGMGNPHVVVPVDAVDEIDLDRFGSQLEVHPAFPAKTNVHFVEVLSPSHLVMRVWERGAGPTLACGTGACATLVACHRLGLAERTARLDLPGGPLQIHWDAISGKVFMDGPAEHVFDGSIPSPEAVAAARQQAIAPVQEQPQATPTSDGRIDCATVCANGCIQPENCPSEAARAKVAALLDSTSLDDLVTIATNSLESRTRARFERET
- the leuS gene encoding leucine--tRNA ligase encodes the protein MSESSRYQPQATEAGWQRAWKANGLHSTPEVKAGDDAFYALSMFPYPSGNLHMGHVRNYVITDVVARVQRLRGKKVLHPMGWDAFGLPAENAAIERGVDPGAWTDQNIASMRDQLDQLGLSIDWERELATCHADYYRWTQWLFLQFLEAGLAYQKDATVNWDPIDQTVLANEQVDSESRSWRSGALVEKRKLRQWFLKITDYAQQLLDDLPKLEGWPERVRTMQANWIGRSTGAELQFTVVDANGQDTDERVTVFTTRPDTLFGASYVVLAPEHPLVAGLTSAAHQTEVEAFCDLVSRQSEQERTAEDKPKRGVAIGSQVRNPANGELLPIWIADYVLSEYGTGAVMGVPAHDQRDFLFARQYELPVKQVIIPEGSDEHAFEGGAWTESGVLIHSGDFDGLTNEAAKAAITKAGEADGWAREKVQFRLRDWLISRQRYWGCPIPVIHCDSCGVVPVPSEQLPVELPRDVAFSGKGGSPLAQLDQWVNVDCPCCGKPARRETDTMDTFMCSSWYFLRYSDAKNSQLPFAKEAVDQWLPVDQYVGGIEHAILHLLYSRFFTKVLRDRGLLGFDEPFQRLLTQGMVQGITYKNPKTGKYIPPSEVADATDPRDPLTGDALDTFFEKMSKSKYNGVDPAVVIDKYGADTARMFILFKAPPEKDLEWDDADVEGQFRFLQRIWRLADAALERGLSLAGDAGSTAAVAAALGSGPALSPADQELRRAVHTAIHEVTEDLDGDVQFNTAVSELMKLSNAMGTHLAGSADVFACEALRTLLILLAPFAPHIAEELWLKLGGRSEGDSLAETSIHTQTWPQSDASALVRDTVPLVIQIKGKVRGNLEVPADADKATLEKLTLESEIAAKWLEGKAPSRVIVVPGKLVNLVP
- a CDS encoding glucose-6-phosphate isomerase encodes the protein MSSHPSAPALDPASQWQRFCRQIWHNPELGFWLDVSRMGLDEPTMTSLKPRFDSAFQAMAALESGAIANADEHRQVGHYWLRSPQLAPDPASGVHIQAEVDRIESFGRDVLSGAIGNASGDAFTDVLWIGIGGSGLGPLLMIRALQDPGAGLPFHFFDNVDPDGMRRTLASIGSRLKTTLVIVVSKSGGTPEPHIGMLQARRAVEAAGGSWSQQAVAVTMVDSKLDREAKDAVWLARFDMFDWVGGRTSITSAVGLLPGVLIGSDIREFLAGAAQMDAVTRVGDFDNNPAALLAAAWYSACGGKGQRDMVVLPYRDRLEVFSRYLQQLVMESLGKKLDRNGQVVHQGIAVYGNKGSTDQHAYVQQLRDGVDNFFVTFVEVLEDPGDIPPLEGENPGDFLDGFLQGTRSALTEEGRFNLSITMQRLNAHSLGALIALFERAVGFYGELVNVNAYHQPGVEAGKKAAAALLDLQSRLEMVMADQREHTLVELQSKLDLETAEPLYWILRHLCANRRHISAQGEWGNPESLVFIHD
- a CDS encoding helicase DnaB, whose amino-acid sequence is MAVDRVDSSSHSDPTSFSPEELQELQRRFGVHGPQPPLARLFTKGVDQFTPLRNHTVTRLQSLQPVIQQQSRRTGLNPMLLAAILFDEMQHAKPGEDHPLAAHSGLFSTHGPAQLGLSEMEKQGLLRPNASAEEIQEARNQLLDPDRNVEMLAGKMIRLLKLLERDVSETKNVSRSHQHAKTVATLAYLHNGKLDYPARILRYMQDPELHGLVYGRQRKPVSPLI
- a CDS encoding N-acetylmuramoyl-L-alanine amidase, which gives rise to MVRLVPEQPLRHPSRRALGLALVALAATALVPLWQRDSQRSVHVSAPLPNARPAPLPPAQAAWSTPLSNQCAVTDRALVARMKAQQEGYATNLKRVRIDPSNYAQRDAHDAFGNPLATTPTLVVLHETVFGLQSALNTFIKYNPRDEDQVSYHLLIGENGEVVEALHPRFRAYGAGYSAFNGEWAVLNPELPGSINNFALHLSLETPLDGENNAESHSGYSSAQYDSLAVVLADWMKRYHIPKERITTHRHVDLGAERADPRSFNWQALQQRLAALGVLC
- a CDS encoding M61 family metallopeptidase, yielding MTGTVQVQLDLSNPQSHLVGVQLSFEAPHQKQRVSLPGWTPGSYLIRDYVKQLEGLKAHQLGQALSITRTDPASWCLEADPAGGPVTITYAVMATELTVRTCHMDQDHGFLALAAVVLEVEGKRWHPHQLRCHLPQNWSAFVPLPQEPTGAWLASDLDHLIDSPIEAGPHQEHRFAVHGVPHRWVTWFADPATEAWFVGRHPEFFNDVEQICRACCRLMGQSVPASSDYLFILHLLDEGYGGLEHDDSTVLVYGRRNLEAENGYRKLLQLIAHEYFHQWNVRRLTPAELRPIDYQRATVIPTLWFAEGVTSYLDQLLPLQAGLTAAGDYFKDLGEDLSRYLLSPGRQVQTLRESSEEAWVKLYKADAYSASSQISYYLKGAVVSLCLDLHLRRHHSSLATVMRSLWQSHGRHRRGYQEADLFAAFEAEVPGLAALLGRWLTDVDDPDCSGYLLDVGLALEPEMSSHPWTGMTTRQDAGRLVVQRVQRHSPAERAGLMVGDELIGLAGQRLTQPDQIPALLQAEQNQPLLMARRSALRELTLCSAPPHPKRYVLAPVATVSAAQQAAQEAWLQQRAG
- a CDS encoding DUF1257 domain-containing protein codes for the protein MSHLSILPTVLQDERLLAQALEELGYTVHWGGHLQGFADQREPVTLWVQVTPEQQLGWTRHSDGSLALVGDLQRLGRSHSVQQLVGQITRTYAALRALEAAATELSSASVELIS